A window of [Chlorobium] sp. 445 genomic DNA:
CACTGCATCAGAGAGCAAGTCAAGCAGCTTGTCGGTGTATTTTGTGAGCCCTGAAATGAAGAGCGAGGTTGCATCATCTCCTGCACTTGCATTGTAACTTGCCCCAATTTTATCTGCTTCTCTGGCAAAGTCAGAGGCTTTGCGTTTTGGTGATCCTCTGCCCAAGAGTTCTGCGGTAAAATCTGCCAGTCCGACTTTTTCGCCATCTGCCGAATTGCCCACCTTCACGAGCAACCGAAAGCTTACAGTTGGCTTACGGTCTGATTCAATGATGAAGACTTTCAAGCCATTTGAGAGCGTGACTTGACTAAAATCTGGGAATGATGCACTTGGCGCTGGACCTGCTTCAGGCTTTTTGGTGCGATCAACTTGAGCTAAGGCTACTTGGCTTGCAAAAAAAGTGCGATGAAAGCCCAGAGATACTTTTGCATGCTGTGTTCAAATTTTGGGTTTAGCTTTATGCTTGACTATTGATTTTTCTTTTTGTCAGGGGTTGGATAGTGTATCACTGTTCGATTCTTCTCGCTGAGATATTTTCTTGCAACGCGCTGAATATCTTGGCGGGTTAGCTTCAAATACTCATCGAGCTCTGTATTGATGAGATTTGTATTGCCGTGGAAGCAATAGTAGTTAGCCAGATTCACTGCGCGACTAAACATGGAGCCAAAGGCATTAGCGGTTTCGGATTCTTTTTGGTTTTTGGCTTTCTCGAGTTCTTCTGCCGTGATGCCTTTGTCTGCAATTTTCTTGATTTCTTCGTCAATGATTTTATCCATTGTTTGGATTTCTACGCCGCTATTGCCGATTGCAATGACAGCAATCATCCCTGCATCTTCTTGCAGGAAGGGGAAGACCGATGTCTGCACGGCTACTTGTTCATCTTCCACCATGCGTTTGTAGAGGCGTGAGCTTTTTCCATTCGCCAGAATTGAGCTTAGCATCTCTATTGCGTAGGCATCCTTATCGCGCTGTGTGGTTGCGCGCCATGCGTGAATGGTTGCAGGCAGCGGCGTGTTATCCATTACCACTTCTTTATACTTTGGAGCATCTTGCAGCGTAAAGTTGATTTTAGGTCGCTCAATATCTTTACCACGCGGAATGGGACCAAAGTAGGCTTCAACTAACTTTTTGGTTTCTTCAATATCGAAATCCCCTGCAATGGCTAGCGTTGCATTATTTGGGACATAGTACTGCTTGTAGAAGTTACGAAACTCTTCAATAGAGGCTTGGTCGATGTACTGCGCTTCGCCGATAGGCGTCCAAGAATACGGTGTGCCCTCAAATACATTTGCTGCCATATTGAAGAAGACCGTACCGTAAGGCTGATTTTCATAGCGCAAGCGGCGCTCTTCTTTAACCACTTGGCGCTGTGTTTCGACACCGATGCTATCAATCTTAGCGTGCATCATGCGTTCCGATTCAATCCACAAGGCAAGTTTGAGCTGATTAGACGGCAAATTGAAAAAGTAGTCCGTACGGTCAAACGAGGTCGATGCATTGAGATTTCCACCTGCACCTGAAATCAGCTTATCAATTTGTCCACGCTTAATGTTCTCAGTGCCTTCAAACATTAGATGTTCAAAGAAATGCGCAAAGCCTGTGCGGTCAGGTCGTTCATTTTTGCTGCCGACATGGTAGAGTACATACGTTGCCACAACAGGCAGTGAGCGATCTTGATGCAAAATCACATGCAAACCGTTTGGCAAGTCATATTCGATAAACTCAATTTTTTTGCGCGCTGTCTTATTGCCCTTAGCTACGCGCTGCCCAAAACCAGTTTGAACGGCAAGTGATAGAAGAAGTAAGATGAGCGTTAACTTTCGCATAAGAAAAGCAGTTTGGCTTGATAAAGGTAACCGAGTGCGAATCTACATGCTTTTCTTATCTTTCTGAAATTAGTTTTGCTATGCCTGAACAGACAACGAATACGCCATCGTCCTCACTTTCAGTTGAAAGCACAGCGAGCGTTGCCTCTCCAGACGCTCACGCTCACTTTCAGCCCTCAGCTCTAGATCGCCTCATTCCAGGCTTTGGCTTACTGCGTTTAGGCAAATGGTTTTCTGGTGCGCTATGGTTAGGCGTTGCGCTTATTTTTTAGCACTCATTGTGTTTCGGTTCCCGCTTTTTGTCGGTGGCTTAAAATCGCTTGTGCTTTCGTTGTTTCTACTGCTCATTTCTGCGCATGATTTTGTTGAGATTTTTACAACGGACATCCTTGAGTTTTGGGTCGGATCGCTGTACCTGATTTTTGGCATCGTCGGCGCTTATTTTTTTGCATATCGTCAGTACCGAAAAGCTCTTGCAGAAGGACCTCTGCGGCGCAGCAGCTTGAGTTTGTGGCAACTGGCGTGGCGATCGTTTCGCAAGCGCACAGTTGCTGTCGTCGCACTGCTGATTACAGGTGCCTTGTATTCTGTGGCACTGCTTGCGCCATTTCTTGCTCCATTCGAGCCTAACGACCAGCAAGATTTTACCGTCACGGCGTTTCAGCCCCCGCTCTCGACGCTTACTGCTCTGAAACTTCGTGCGCAAAAATCCTTCTCGATTCCTTTGCGTGAAGAGTCTACTTTGACTGCGCAGCTGGCTAACGCGCTTATAGAGCAAAATTGGTGGCTACGCTTGCGCGGCGAAACCGAGCAAAAAATTTTCGTTACAGACTTTCGTGTAGAGGGCGAAAAAGTCTTCTTGCAGCAGGACTTTCGCACCCGCGAACTGCCACGCCTTGACTTTGCCGACGGCAATTTTGTGCTCAAAAATTTTATCTGCTTGGCACCGACCAATATGGGCGCGATATTTTTAGCCGCGTCATTTATGGCTCACGCATCTCACTCTCGATCGGGTTTCTTGTCGTCCTGATTTCCATCACGATTGGTACGGTTTTAGGTATCACCGCAGGCTATTTTGGCGGGTTTGTCGATAATCTCATCATGCGCACAGTGGATGTGCTGATTGCTTTTCCACGCATCTTTCTGATTTTGATTGTGATTGCACTCTTCGGTAACTCCATTTTCCTTGTGGTACTTACGATTTCACTTACAGGCTGGATGAATGTCTCACGCATTGTGCGCAGTCAAGCGCTTTCACTTAAAGAGCAAGATTTTGTGCAAGCCTGCAAAGCCTTAGGTTTTTCAGATTTGCGCATCATTTTTGGACATCTTGTGCCGAACGCTCTCACGCCTGTCATTGTGGCAGCTACGCTTAGCATTGGCAATATCATTTTAGTTGAAGCCGCTCTGTCCTTTCTAGGCTTAGGGGTTCAGCCGCCGACGCCCAGCTGGGGCAACATCATCAGCGAAGGGCGCGATAATCTTCTTAGCCACTGGTGGATTTCCACTTTTCCCGGTCTTGCTATCGTCTTGACCGTCGTCTGCTTCAACCTTGTCGGTGATGGCGTCCGCGATGCCTTAGACCCACGCCAGCGCGATTAAGCCTTGACTTTGCCAATACCTGCAAAAAAAGCCTTCAAAATCTTCAAAAAAACCTTAAAAATTTAACCTGCCTTCTTATTACCAGTTAGTTATACAAGCATCCTTTTTACCCACTCAAATTGACGAGGTCTCGGATGCATAAATATGCAAAAAAGTGCGTTTTTATGCAGAAAACGCGATTTTTTATCAATTTTTGACTACACCTCGCACTTTTTCCTATCTTTAGCGTTTGAAGTTTATCTCCAACTTTCCTAAATTTGATCTTGTACCAAGCACAAGAAATCTAAAATTGCCTTAATTTCTAAGGAGGCTAATATGCACTGGATGGAATGGAACCCTGGGCTGAACAACGATGACCTTACACTGCGTGAAGTCTACGACTCGCTTCCTGGTTACTCACAAAGCGAGATTAACTGGATTGTCAGAGCATTAGAAAATCCGAAAAGTCCATTTGCTTTAACTGGCGCAATTGACCTCTTCGGGCACGACTGTGTTCATGTGCTTTTAGGCAGAGGATTGCTTGCCCAAGATGAAGCCTTTGTCATTGGCTTTACGATGGGCACAAGCAAGCATCTTTCCTCATGGCAACACAACTTCTTCAAGTTTGCAACCCAGCATCTTTATCCAAAAGAATACCGCTTCGATGACAACGACCTTAAAATTTTTGATTTAGGCGTGGAGTGTGGTATCAAATCTCCCTGCAAAGAAATTTACAAGATCGATTTTCGCCCCATGTTAGATATGCCCTTAGGCGAGGTACGCGCTAAGGTCGGCATCGACAAACAGTTGCTACTTGATGCGTATCGAATCGAGCAGTGGTTTGTCCCGCAAAGCCCCGTGAGCCGCAGGTTGCCAGTGCGACATATTTCCAACAAGCCTACGCTGCGTGAAGGCAATGTGAACGGCTCTTCGCCAGTCAGCGATGGCTTATCGATCGGTATTGGCTAAGCACACATCGGGTTGCATGCTCATTTTCCTTTAAGACAGGATTTATTCAGCCTTGAGCGTGCGCATCAAAACCGTCTTGTTGCTTTCTACGCCTAAACGCAATGC
This region includes:
- a CDS encoding peptidase M16 — its product is MRKLTLILLLLSLAVQTGFGQRVAKGNKTARKKIEFIEYDLPNGLHVILHQDRSLPVVATYVLYHVGSKNERPDRTGFAHFFEHLMFEGTENIKRGQIDKLISGAGGNLNASTSFDRTDYFFNLPSNQLKLALWIESERMMHAKIDSIGVETQRQVVKEERRLRYENQPYGTVFFNMAANVFEGTPYSWTPIGEAQYIDQASIEEFRNFYKQYYVPNNATLAIAGDFDIEETKKLVEAYFGPIPRGKDIERPKINFTLQDAPKYKEVVMDNTPLPATIHAWRATTQRDKDAYAIEMLSSILANGKSSRLYKRMVEDEQVAVQTSVFPFLQEDAGMIAVIAIGNSGVEIQTMDKIIDEEIKKIADKGITAEELEKAKNQKESETANAFGSMFSRAVNLANYYCFHGNTNLINTELDEYLKLTRQDIQRVARKYLSEKNRTVIHYPTPDKKKNQ